taaaattgaaaatgaaagattattacGGACGCTAAACGTTAAAGCTAAGTTGATAAGTACAGATATAGTGTTCGATACTGTTCGCAtaattaaaaatctttaaaatttttctattttttctccAAGTCTGTTTACTTATCATCTTTTGTTTTGTTCATTAGCAGTGCTAGCTTTAAAGTTGGTTGTCGCCCGCTTTTTCTCCATTCCATCAactatttctttctcttttttttttcacttcaCATGTCTTCtctattttcaattttcaaatttattttgtaagtatatttatttttttcataaattGTAATAGACAAATGATAGTGCCTATTATTCGCTAAAACTTTATCGGCCAccaataatttttctaaaaaagtAGGTGACTCTTTGTCAACTTCTTAATCTGTTTTTGTTTTGAGAATATttttagaataataaatgatttcacgaGTGGATTTATACCCTTGTTAtcttaagttttatatgttttttatttgttttttgattgtttaataagtctttaattttagaaatatttgTCTTCTTTTTCAGCACATTTCTTAGTCTTGCTTATGCATATAATTTCCCTTCGATTTTTACCTGTCGCTTTGGATCATCTGGGACTGATTTTCTTATTGTAAAAATATCATGCTTAAATTGTGACAAAACCAATTGCACTGTGTCATAATGTCATATTGATGTTAAGGCTAAAAACTTTATTGTGTTGATAAAATTTATCCTTCACTATCTACAATGTGTTGTTATTTTTTTccctaaattatataattaaatgaattaatgaatttgcCTTACGGATATTAACATTTCATCACCAAAAATATACCGATTTAAACTATTTTAACAACAAATGAAACAGAATCAATTATCATAACTGACTTAATTGAAGATTATCTGGTAAATCAACTAAAGTCGAATTGAACTGAATTTATTCACCCCAAATTCATCATTAACAACAAATTAGGAAAAGTATGATGAGAATCTAATTTGAGATTAGGCAGAAGGAAGATTCAAGTAGCTATGAAATTGCTCAACATACACACAACTTGAAAGTCAAGATACTGTACGCATAGACTTGAAGCATTATTGCCTACCAGTCTCTCTAACGTAATAATAACAGGAAGAAAGGTCTCTGAAACAATGCCTAGTACCATGAAAGTTTCAGATTACATATTCCTCCTCCtactaaaaaaaacaaaataaatctaTAACTATAGATTAAAAAgcaaattattttttttgttaaatatttcttctatttttattaaaaaatatcgaTATACATTAGTATAAAATATACATATCTTGTCACATCTAGTTATTTTTGTAAACCGCTCCATTAACAGTAAAAATTAGTTTTTTAGTAAAAGAGTCAAAATTCAACTTCTACTGCACGAGCCAACGGAGAAGCTATAGTTGACCATTAACATCAAATAAAGTTAAAATCTCCTTCAAATTCAATTAAAGCAGCGGAAGGAACAAAATATATACAGCCATTGAAAAAGTCAAAAAAAACAAACTCATCACCCGTTGTGAATTGAAAAGTTTgatctaattaaatttaatactacTTAGAACTGAAGAAATTTCATATGAAAACTCGAGATAGCTCCATCATTCAACAACATGTTCAACTAAAGCCTGCCGTTGTTTTGAAGTCAAGTTAATGGTAAACTACTAAACTGTCATTTTCTCAATATCTGAAAACAACAAACGCTGAGTAGATAAGCGCCACCATATTTATTCCCTCAACAACGAACAATCCAATTTCAACATAGTGCCcctcaaaaataaaattaaataaaatttcaattgCAAGTTATAATTAACAACAACATTTATCTTGGTTTCTGTTTTCAAATCCTAATATCGCCAGAAAAAAATATTGGGTAAGTTCTTTTATTGGCCCCCAAAGATCAAGGTTCCCCTCTCCCAATTTGTAAAATGTACACAAAAAAGAAAATCTCAATATCGTATTTAATCCAAAAAGACAACTTCCCTTTTTTTTCCATAATTAAAGAAGAGAAAACAACAATGGACCTGTTAAGTCTATTGATTCTTGGCAACAGCAGGGTATTTAGGATCTAGTCGTCGTCCTTGTTCTTGGGCTTGCGGTACTTCTCTTCGACATGCTTGGCTACGAAGAAGGCGGAGTCAACCAGCTTTTTTATGTTGGGTACGTTGTAGTTTTGGGCAACGTAAATCCCGCAAGCTGTGCCTGCGATGAACGAAAAGCTGCTTCTTATTATGCCCATGATTTACCGTAATAGCTCGAAAAATTGGATGGAGTTTTAGGATCAGAAATCGGAAAATTGGGTTCAAATTTGGGGATCGGGGTTTTTTTTAGGGATTTAGGGTTTTGTGAAAGATTCAAATGGCTTATGCGAGATCGGAATTTTGACCGAAAATAAGTTTGCACTCAGAGGGCCTAATTGTCATTTCATAAACGGCGACACTTTATGCTTTTTCGAGCAAAACAAtacgaaagaaaaataaaaggttaaAAGGCATATTATATCCCTCGCAATTTCTATATTGACTAAATTAGTCCTTTAGGCAAAATTGGAGCAATTTAGTCCTATCAATTTCAAAAGTGATTAATTAAGGTCAGTTAATCACaaatttaaatgattttattcAATAGTACGTAATTTTAactggtataataataaatttaacccttaatatttacatattctatcaatttaggCATTTTTCTAAAAAGTTCAATAGATTTAACTTCAACAATTTTATATTCTATCAATTTATTAATTATTGATTCTTAAACaccatttgaaaattaaaaaaaaaagcgtatacaattttgtaaaattaaaaaaaatcagatTAACGTTTGATAAAGTTTGTAGATTGAGAAACATAAGCATGAGTTTACAAAATGTAGAGATCCAACATGAACCATAATGAATCTACTATTATTGCAATCAATGAAATAAATATGATTCGAAACTACATTAGAAACAacaaatttaatctttttatttcaaACTTTACATCAACTTATATCCAAGTATACAACTTATAATATTTTAAAGATGTTccaaatacataaaattttagaaaaataataaaacatatgtaacgccccaattttcgggaattctgtgaatgttggcataggtttaattatgttagtgggcctctagaaggcccaagcttaagatagaacccggcaattttagttaatttttgtttcataaaaaaaaaggggtgaaattatgaaatagaacctatgtgaaaatgtttgaaaatgctataggctaaattgaagtggccaaataaataggagtgcaaaataggaggatttgcatgacaaacctcctattttacatgaagtggccagccatcatgttgttgtagacaaaatgtgcacttgatatccataatttatggtacaaattgatacaaattgataatgggttaggtaaatgttccatgataatgggttaggtaaatgtttcatgataatgggttaggtaaatgttccatgacgggaatttcatgtcttttgtattaaagaattaaatggatgaaatatgaaattttattaaaagaaaaaggggtgaaaagaacaaagttttgtccatctttgttcattatagctgaaagttagagaagagaaaggagaggagaaagctcttgagtattcggtcactaggaggaggaaaattgaaggtaagttcttggtaccttgcttctattttgaggttcataagttcttcttgattctaccttaactcttgaagcatattttggtttttagttgtgttgtgagcatttagtcatgaattaaaatgaaggaaatggttgttgtttcatgttcttttgatgaaaaatggaagataggtaaagttgagccaaacaaatgagcatgcatgtgccttagatgctaaggggaaaaatcggctaacatgttgtgctttaaaatgatgaaatggagattatacttaagtaaaatcatagatatgtgatgattgattggtgatatacatgtttaaataacaagcatgcaagttaggtgtgaaagagtgaatttggtaataaatctgcttgggacagcagcagtaacgtgactttggaaaatcaccataaattgtgagagatgaattagaagctgaataaattatgtaattaaatcttgttgagtctagtttcaaatgaaataaacgagaacatattttgaattctgtacaatgagaaatttgattcgtaatgaagagtggtcagattagtcaaacagtgaaacatgagaaactttaagaaaaatcttgtattgattgtctaaaccaaaaattctgaaaattttatgggtagaagatatatgagtctattttcaggtaaaattaacggcacttgatttggagtttcgtagctccagttataaatgatttagtgactgttgttcaggaagacagcttgcagtgagattatgattatgtggtaaacattgaaaaaaatttgttaatgagttgtttattgatttcttataagcttactatgatctgtaggtgtggttggccgaatattgtaagagattaatacgtagtttgtatttgaatagttagattaacgtgttagtaatccaattgtaggcagttcgtgtgtggatctcgtcagcataccgtcgcaaacaggtgtgtaactaacaccctctttcttagtctggatcggcaaaagttgaaaagccgaaatgccgaaaactgatattttgtagatttgtgagtgtgcgaatgctcgtgaggtgaatcgattaatgtttttggtaagctgcaaaaattggactgtaaagtgcatgatttctgtgccctcgatatttttgggtttaatgggccaaaattggaaagatgggccaacggacccaattcgataagaaccctcggtacgtgattctgttagtacgtgaaaagtaggaatatgcatgaaaaaccctaaaatagataaattactgaaatacctttaaaaatagaaaatttacagttttacccctagtaaataaattaccgaaatacccctagggttaaattgacctaaatgtatgtttgactattgttatttactgcatgccatgttattatctgatgcatgggattgggatattgacggggaagtactgaaagtggcttgtccacgtactggaagctttgcctcaattctatgtTAAGCGAGCGACAAAGGTCAAGAATCGTgagtgttgggctaggtgggttgagctattccccacatggagtgtagggctggtacgggtggagtgtagtggttggtgggttgagtagtctcctcaaatgggcttgcatatgttattgatgttgcatgtattttgaaatgggcatatgggtcatactgttatctgaataagaggctaaggcccagtttattgtaatctgaaaagggctctagtccagtatcactgttacctgaatgggcttaggcccaataggcttgagttgacttgggctttgaataggttttccttacacactgagtttccccaaactcgccccttttattttcatcaacgcaggaaatccccaaccatagtgggcttggagctgtgagggaatttggagtggccacccgttctgaaagtttgattttcttctggtgaactagacatccttttatttacgtttgaagttttgggtttttaaatgtaataaggccgcttaattatttttgatggttttaatatgtattactaaaatATGTATTAcatattttaactgttgaaattggatagctttagggcgcgttttcaaaaacaacaattgatttcaaaataacacgacaacaagcaaagcttccgcaatgaaagtattttccaaaattaatcacttttcctaaaaatgacttaatcaaatcagtttcctagaaatatccatgacgttaaggtgtggcaatggcggtatgcatgtctaggattggatccgaagggagcttggtacttaagcagtccgatggactcaccacctcttttccggtttcctacctggtgcacagcttccattcactttaaactataatgaaattatcttttaaaacactaagtaagtttttttagaccaacaatataaaatgttttgaatgcttcgatgtggcatgtcggatccgatcataacgtctgggccgagtttggggtgttacatttagtggtatcagagcctaggttgcaacaactcggctgtggaatgggtttaaaaaaaaaatttcaaaaacaaaaaaaaattataaagattgcgaaaaacgcgattttcaaaatttagatctttaaaaGGTAACATTCcaaatctccggcccaagcctgtaagtattactctgaactcttctgaatatttttctgacttatttatctgtactgaaaccctattaggatactctagataggatgatactaaaaccataggaaaatctgataagagactgaaactgtagctagactttgattctgcgaaaacaaactctgaactactatctgattcataaaacatctgtaataaacactagaatattaattgatgcataaaaatttgtaatcaaaataatacgatatgagtacaataGGCCGTGGATAGagtcgaggaagtgctcgagcgagatattcgtcttcgagacatatgccgacggtggatgcaccagtaccactgacaacagaggtagagtctcatgaccgcggtgccgaggatgatgccttgtcacaggcaatgcttcgtgttctgaaaagggttaccggggcaagtacgggcaatggagttcggggatctatttctaaatgacttcgggctaacggagcggagatctttaggggcgtgtctgatatagccccgaatgtggcgaaatattggttggaggccacagaacggattatggacaacttggactactctgaggagattgtgagtgaggtatctgtactaagtcctttgggtcactcggttagggtagacaaactgtatagggatgtacccttagaaactcaaggtaagattttccctggagatctgatggagttaccgtttggagagtttgatctcattttgggaatggactggcttgttaagcataaggcgaccctggattgtgctgctaaacgaatggtgttaaggaccacaaaggatgaggaggttatagtgataggtgagcgaaggggattatttgtccaatgtggtgtcggctttaagagccgagaagtggattcggaaagattgtgaggtctatttggcatttgtaagtcaatcgaaagaggagggactgacagtggataaggttaggaccgtaaaggagttccaagatatttttctggaggagcttccaagttgagtttggaatagatttgttgcatGGAACGGCGcttgtgtctatcgcaccgtataggatggcaccgaaagagttaGTGAAGTTAAAGGcttaaattcaagagttgttgaaTAGGGgattcattaggccaagcgtgtctccatggggagcaccggtactattcatgaagaaaaaggatggtacgatgcggatgtgcattgattatctccagttgaacaaactaacgattaagaataagtatccactgccaatgattgacgatctgttcgaccagcttagaggagcttctgtattttccaagatcgaccttcgatctggatatcattagttaagagtcaaggaggcagatatccataagacggcatttaggactcggtatggtcattacgagtttctagttatgccatttggactgacgaacgctcctgcagcatttatagatttgatgaatcgtgtgttccaaccatttttttgatcagttcgtagtcgtctttattaacgatatcctggtatattctgaaactgaagcgaaacatgatgagcatctccgtatagtgctgtaagtgttaagggagaaggaactctttacgaagttcagcaagtctgaactttgattgagggaggtaaccttcttaagaGATGcggtctctgccgaagggattaaggtggaccctcgaaagattgaagcaattttggagta
This window of the Gossypium arboreum isolate Shixiya-1 chromosome 12, ASM2569848v2, whole genome shotgun sequence genome carries:
- the LOC108478509 gene encoding uncharacterized protein LOC108478509, coding for MGIIRSSFSFIAGTACGIYVAQNYNVPNIKKLVDSAFFVAKHVEEKYRKPKNKDDD